The Pagrus major chromosome 17, Pma_NU_1.0 genome includes a region encoding these proteins:
- the LOC141011779 gene encoding ceramide synthase 2-like produces the protein MMSELSEWFWQERLWFPKGLGWADLEDRDGRVYAKARDLWVALPIALVFLVVRQIFERTVATPLASLLGVKETTRLKAPNNPALESYYCNITKNPTQTSIASLCKQTGYSERQVQRWFRRRRNQDRPSLLKKFREASWRFTFYLLAFIAGLAALIDKPWLYELKEMWEGFPVLTLLPSQYWYYMIELGFYGSLLFSVASDVKRKDFKEQIVHHVATILLISFSWCVNYIRAGTLIMLVHDSSDYLLESAKMFNYAGWRNACNYIFIVFAAIFIVTRLVIFPFRIIYCTWVYPVTIYEPFFGYYFFNGLLMVLQCLHVFWAVLIIRIAVRFLTNNEKVDDERSDKDETDESEEEEEEVKKDMKKNGPVQNGHAVHNNNHSKTE, from the exons ATGATGTCCGAGCTGAGCGAATGGTTCTGGCAGGAGCGCCTCTGGTTTCCAAAGGGCCTGGGCTGGGCCGACCTGGAGGACCGGGATGGACGAGTATACGCCAAGGCCCGTGACTTGTGGGTGGCGCTGCCCATCGCCCTTGTATTCCTTGTTGTCCGTCAGATCTTTGAAAG GACAGTGGCAACACCCCTGGCTTCTCTGCTCGGGGTAAAAGAGACGACACGGCTCAAAGCCCCTAACAACCCCGCACTGGAGTCCTACTACTGTAACATTACCAAAAACCCCACACAG ACTTCAATAGCAAGTCTTTGCAAGCAGACTGGATATTCAGAAAGACAAGTGCAGCGATGGTTCAGGAGGCGAAGGAACCAGGACAGGCCGAGTTTGCTCAAAAAGTTTCGAGAGGccag TTGGAGATTTACCTTTTACCTTCTTGCTTTCATTGCTGGCCTGGCCGCCCTCATCGAT AAACCTTGGCTGTATGAACTGAAGGAGATGTGGGAAGGCTTTCCTGTGCTG ACTCTCCTGCCATCTCAGTATTGGTACTACATGATCGAGCTGGGTTTCTATGGCTCTCTGCTCTTCAGTGTTGCTTCTGATGTCAAACGCAAA GACTTCAAGGAGCAGATTGTTCACCATGTAGCGACTATCCTCCTCATCAGCTTCTCCTGGTGTGTTAACTACATCCGAGCTGGAACTCTCATCATGCTGGTTCACGACTCCTCTGATTACCTCCTCGAG TCTGCAAAGATGTTCAACTATGCTGGGTGGCGAAATGCCTGTAACTACATCTTTATAGTATTTGCTGCAATCTTCATCGTCACTCGCCTGGTCATCTTCCCATTCAg GATTATTTACTGTACGTGGGTTTACCCAGTGACCATCTATGAACCTTTCTTTGGCTACTACTTTTTCAACGGGCTTTTGATGGTTCTGCAGTGTCTACATGTCTTCTGGGCCGTCCTCATCATACGCATAGCAGTTCGCTTCCTCACCAACAAT gaaaAAGTTGACGATGAGAGGAGTGACAAAGACGAAACAGATGAatcagaagaggaggaggaagaggttaAAAAGGACATGAAGAAAAATGGACCAGTGCAGAACGGTCACGCAgtccacaacaacaaccacagcaagACCGAgtaa